From Heterodontus francisci isolate sHetFra1 chromosome 9, sHetFra1.hap1, whole genome shotgun sequence, the proteins below share one genomic window:
- the bag5 gene encoding BAG family molecular chaperone regulator 5: MAMGQQHPSMIRIQEIQKEIHESRRLVVLFSGTQSDREYKRLESTLTKLLFELDAVDTDGKSDIQHGRKSAVKDVEELLKELEQIATHPSRLKVEKIFGDAQQLVTNELSSAEGLITEEFADRIQEIIFQLTQVKTGGKISLRKARYRALTRICAVQDIIENCIGRQALSLPLSTNTHPSVSKINSVLCEVSKARWDVIGLLMNLNALENCAHLSRVLTGLLMQLDAVDVAGHSEVRNYRKRVVHEINCLLEHLEMESEGESAGRYDLAQNQSIKQIEEIRQKTTQLKQQLLQLENASDLHFKPKAELQSFLTDLDKVDIGKNPCIREARRRSVVDVQAVIAYVDLKESLGKRENMKEQLRDEHPSQKAVWQVLSHLSEFQKQVLSFDGDRTDKNYMRLEEMLTKQLLALDAVETQGNDGAKVARKQAVKFAQNILNYLDMKTDEWEY, from the coding sequence TCTGATAGAGAATACAAGCGCCTGGAGAGCACTTTGACCAAGTTGCTGTTTGAGTTAGATGCAGTAGATACTGATGGCAAGTCTGATATCCAGCATGGCCGCAAAAGTGCagtgaaggatgtggaggaactgcTGAAAGAGCTAGAACAAATTGCAACTCACCCATCTCGGCTGAAGGTGGAAAAAATCTTCGGTGATGCACAACAGTTGGTTACCAATGAGTTATCTTCAGCTGAGGGCTTGATAACTGAGGAATTTGCCGATCGCATCCAAGAAATTATATTTCAACTGACACAGGTAAAAACAGGAGGAAAAATTAGCTTGAGGAAAGCTAGATATCGAGCTTTGACAAGGATTTGTGCAGTGCAAGACATCATTGAAAACTGCATTGGTCGGCAAGCATTATCTTTGCCTTTGTCCACAAATACACACCCTTCTGTTTCCAAGATCAACTCTGTTTTGTGTGAGGTTAGCAAAGCAAGATGGGATGTGATTGGCCTGCTGATGAACCTGAATGCCTTAGAGAACTGCGCACATCTGTCCCGTGTCCTCACGGGGTTGTTAATGCAATTGGATGCTGTAGACGTGGCTGGACACTCGGAGGTGAGAAACTATCGGAAACGTGTGGTGCATGAAATCAATTGTTTACTAGAACACTTGGAGATGGAATCAGAGGGAGAGTCTGCAGGGCGTTATGATCTAGCACAAAATCAATCCATCAAACAGATAGAAGAAATACGCCAGAAGACGACACAATTAAAACAACAGCTGCTGCAGTTAGAAAATGCCTCTGATCTCCATTTCAAACCAAAGGCTGAACTGCAAAGTTTTCTCaccgatttagataaggtagacattgGCAAAAATCCATGTATTCGTGAAGCTAGGAGAAGATCTGTAGTTGATGTGCAAGCTGTAATAGCTTATGTTGACCTGAAGGAATCGCTTGGAAAGAGAGAGAACATGAAAGAGCAGTTGAGAGATGAACATCCTTCACAGAAAGCTGTGTGGCAAGTCCTGAGCCATTTGTCAGAATTTCAGAAGCAGGTGCTGTCATTTGATGGAGACAGAACTGACAAGAATTACATGAGACTGGAAGAAATGCTCACAAAGCAACTCCTAGCACTTGATGCTGTGGAAACCCAAGGGAATGATGGTGCTAAAGTTGCCAGAAAACAAGCAGTGAAATTTGCCCAGAATATTCTGAATTACCTAGACATGAAAACAGATGAATGGGAATACTGA